In Apteryx mantelli isolate bAptMan1 chromosome 16, bAptMan1.hap1, whole genome shotgun sequence, a single genomic region encodes these proteins:
- the LOC106491378 gene encoding transmembrane protein 180 has translation MKIVWGIHPNALAYSMTTLGAGMMNSIFNFYYVKLFLNRYKISEVAFHQAQVVFMVWNAINDPLFGYIQDNSKFACCSRRQFSILYGAPLYALAFLLPWFPWKHYEEGDWLSGVHLIVALCAFDGLLTFVLLAQCALFAEISTRHESRLQLIKYNQVATLIGSTSILFCGLISDNMENFASFQAFTVLVAALATGCMYYTGKYSTSQYEQREIPTESANLENGDGALSWSSVISLTKQIMAEKNFLFFVTMNFFQVFHLAFCNNFMMIFADNLIPKDVLSSSIRSIMYGAGFICPQCLVLLSHASLKKFGYYRIILFSFYFEGIAAAVMFFLGPECYYLLAFYLTTNMVIVQASFSLFNLPLADIVDADLIKHKRRSPLSSMVFGTNALFTKPAQSLAPMLVVTILNQFGYENLNSEIAQPDPSLFLGLHDAMFYLICLVPLCIAVIQILTWTHFSIQNSHLTSVR, from the exons ATGAAGATTGTTTGGGGAATTCATCCTAATGCACTGGCATATTCCATGACTACATTAGGTGCTGGAATGATGAACAGTATCTTTAATTTCTACTATGTTAAGCTTTTCCTAAACCGGTACAAAATTTCAGAAGTAGCGTTTCATCAAGCACAG GTGGTTTTTATGGTATGGAATGCCATTAATGATCCTCTTTTTGGGTATATTCAAGATAACTCCAAATTCGCATGCTGCTCAAGACGTCAGTTTTCAATTCTATATGGAGCTCCCTTGTATGCGTTAGCCTTTTTGCTTCCTTGGTTTCCTTGGAAACATTATGAGGAAGGTGACTGGCTAAGTGGTGTTCACCTTATTGTTGCTTTATGTGCTTTTGATGGTTTGCTTACATTTGTGCTTCTAGCGCAATGTGCGCTCTTTGCAGAAATTTCCACGAGACATGAAAGCAGACTTCAGCTTATTAAATATAACCAAGTAGCAACATTAATCGGATCAACAAGCATTCTCTTCTGTGGTCTAATATCAGATAATATGGAAAATTTTGCCTCTTTTCAGGCTTTTACTGTTTTGGTTGCAGCATTAGCAACAGGTTGTATGTATTACACAGGCAAATATAGTACAAGTCAGTATGAACAGAGAGAAATTCCTACGGAGAGTGCTAATCTAGAAAATGGTGATGGAGCTCTTTCCTGGTCATCCGTAATTTCATTAACCAAACAGATTATGGCAgagaaaaactttttattttttgtaactaTGAACTTCTTCCAAGTCTTCCACCTAGCCTTTTGCAACAATTTTATGATGATCTTTGCGGATAATCTCATTCCTAAGGATGTCCTTTCTTCCTCAATAAGAAGTATCATGTATGGAGCAGGCTTTATTTGTCCTCAG TGCCTTGTTCTTCTCAGTCATGCTTCATTGAAGAAGTTTGGTTATTACAGAAtcatcttgttttccttttacttTGAAGGAATAGCTGCTGCCGTCATGTTTTTTCTAGGGCCAGAATGTTATTATCTCTTGGCATTTTATCTCACAACAAACAT GGTAATTGTACAAGCTTCATTTAGTTTGTTCAATCTGCCCTTGGCAGATATTGTTGATGCAGATTTAATAAAACACAAACGGAG ATCACCGCTTTCCTCTATGGTTTTTGGTACCAATGCTTTGTTTACCAAGCCTGCCCAGTCTTTGGCTCCAATGCTTGTGGTTACAATATTAAATCAATTTGGATATGAGAACCTCAACAGTGAAATTGCTCAGCCTGATCCAAG TTTGTTTTTAGGTCTTCATGATGCCATGTTCTATTTGATCTGTCTGGTTCCACTTTGCATTGCAGTCATACAGATCCTGACGTGGACTCATTTTTCAATCCAGAATAGTCATTTGACAAGTGTACGCTAA